TGATTACTGATTTAACTGAGCTCCAGGGACTGTTCAGTGCTTTGGATcattttgtatccatcccctgacttaaactttccaataacttttctctgagttgctgggagcgttcttttgtcttcatggtgtaatggtagccaggaatactgactggCCAATGGCTGGACCTGTCAGACACAGGCGTCTTtatacaatcacttgagacacattcactgcactcaggtgatcccctttccactaattgtgagactactagcgcTAAccgtctggacctctgttgaattaggtcagtcactttgaaggTGGTAAATATTTTTGCAACCACTTATTTTGCATCACATATTCTTTTaattaacatcatttttttgaaatctgttttcactttgacattaaagagggtattctctttaatgtcaaagatgtcataaaagtcaaattatactgaccatgaatGACTTATAACATtagtaaaaatgttaaacaaccaggggtgaatacttttataataTGCTGATGTCATTGTGCTTCTTTGGAAAACATGGGAAGCAACTTCTTTTGCATTTATGTATTTCATACACACTCAAGGTCTAgctaaaatggaaaactgcACATATAATAGGTATTTGTGTTGTCTTTAAGTTTGTTCAAAGCTACTGAACAATGAAAACTTCATGCATGGTTAAGCCACTTACCCAATATATTTGTATGATACTGCCCTCTGCTGACCAAAGTCTGATTGGTTTCCTTAGTAGTGCACATTCAGGCAATCACTTCAGTAACCTGTGAAAACCTGTGGAGGGatatgacagaaaataaattacCATCAGATATCCTCACAATGAAAATGGGCTCTGACTGTGTTTGTGCCTTCCTATGAAAGCACAGTATGTGGTTAGAGTCTATTTCATCAACTATTATCTGGATTATCACAAGGGTTAAAAGGACATTTGTAAATCAAACAGCCATTTCTATGTTGACCAAAAGCCAGTGCAATTAACGTGTATTTTATCAAGTGGCAATGTTGAACTCTCTCTTGCTATACTCACTTAAATTCTGATACCCTTACAGAGGATTTAGAGTGTTGAATCCCACCTTGGACAATGGATAACCACAAATATTCTGGTTTGTTTCCCAGGAGGAAAGCCATGCTCATTAACAACTTATTTGCCTTCATTGGTGGGAGTTTAATGGGAATGTCCAAACTGTGCCAGTCCTTTGAAATGATGATCCTTGGACGCTTTGTTATCGGGGCCTACTGTGGTGAGTAATTCGACCATTTTCTTTCCTCCCTaatttcctttttcttcctcttttatgtattttaaaactgctgaGAATTCAAAGGGTCATATTTGAACAGTTCCTGAGCATTTCTAGTTTTTCTGTTAGCCTTTCATGTTCAGAAGATGTTTAAGTTTCTGCAATCCTAATTTTCTACTGTGCAGGGTTAGCATCAGGTTTGACACCAATGTACGTTGGTGAAATATCTCCTACTAGTCTGCGAGGGGCTCTGGGCACACTGCACCAACTGGCTATAGTCACTGGTATTCTTGTAGCACAGGTAAGTAGCCTCACTATTCACGAGATAATCCAGAAATCATGGAAGTCATCTAAAAACTGAATGTAAAACATTTATGCATGTTAAAGAAGAAACATTCTCACCTCTTCTACCGCTCACaacattctttttattttggttcTTCCTgcttttttggggggcatttttgTCAACATACATTCCAAGCCTAGTGGTTTTATATGGCATTTTTAATCTCGTTCATTAACACTGGGTCCCTCCTGGTACAGATCCTGGGTCTGGAGGTATTACTGGGCAGTGAGGAGCTGTGGCCAGTCCTGATGGGTTTGACTGTCGTGCCAACCGTCCTTCAGATGGCTCTTCTTCCTTTCTGTCCTGAGAGCCCGCGCTTTCTCTACATCGTCCGCTGCCAGGAGCACCTCGCAAAGAGAGGTGAGCAGAAGAGGAAATGAAGACCAGATACAGGGGATCTTGACGGTTATTTTTGGTAACAAACCTGGAAATCAAAAGAAGCAAACCATCTTTAATTATCTTCATGTCTATCAATGGCATCCTTTCTTTGGTTTGTTAGAGATCTGATAACCAAATCATGTCAGAAATAACTAAttagtttttatctcatatcaaATTACCTCTTTAGTTTTAAAATGCCGATAAGGAACTCAAGGCAGACCCTCAAAGAATTTTAAAGATTCTGTTAAGGGTTATAACAATCTCTTATCACACGCTGTGCAGTACAGGCAGAGGCAACTAGAACTTAAGTGCTATCAGGTCTACTTGTTTAATGTTTCTCGGGCTGACGGTAAAAGAGCCAGTTTCTATAAGGTGCATATAGGAGATTCATTGGCCCATAAAGCCTTGGTAACGTCAATATTTTGTCCTAAAGAAAGCAGGTTCAAGGATTCTAACACACCAACACGTCTCACTTGTTTTATGCTTTCAGGTCTGAAGAGGTTAACAGGCAAACAGGAGGTGGGGGACCTGCTGGCAGAGATGAAGGAGGAAAAGCGGAAGATGGACATGGAGAGGAAGGTGTCCATCCTGGAGCTCTTTCGGTCCCCGCTCTACCGGCAGCCCATCATCATCTCCATCCTTCTGCAGCTGTCACAGCAGCTCTCTGGGATCAATGCAGTGAGTCTGGGGCGCtgtgttttacactggaaaAGGAAAAGATCAAAATCgttaaaaatgaatgcagtatAATATTTACTTTATCTGTTTACCTCTCTGAACAGATTTTCTACTACTCAACCAGTATCTTCATGAAGGCCGGAGTCCAGAGTCCAGTCTACGCCACCATTGGAGCAGGCGTGGTTAACTGTGCCTTCACTGTGGTCTCAGTTAGTATCCAGACCTGCACTTTTGGCTCTTTTTGTGCACCTCCTTAATTATAAAAGAGCCTAGCTCAATCTTTTTCTAAATAAGGATCAATGAATGATTTAATCCTGTTATGCAACAATGTATTCCTCTATTACTATTTAACATTGTTATCAGAGAGCAAATAAGATAACATGACAGGCAGGAGGCCCTTTCTTGTGCCCTCTTTTCAAACATCCACGCATTGAAATAGGCCAGGTTTGGTTTGAAAGGTCAAGATGGTTCTCTTTAGATGGTTACAGTGTAATATAGCTTAGAAGCACAACTactgtagaaaaaaacaaacactaggACAACTAAAAATGGacagacaggacaaaaatattAGACCCCTATgaacatttcatattttttagtcatatttttaagtatttcccaagtgctgttaaacagagcaaggaatttttGATGCAGCTTTCCCAAACATCCTTAACTTATTTTGGATGCTGAAATTATTATACTTTGCAAACAGAtacagcattattttaacaaaagccaaaaactaccagggtcaaaatcaTTAACCCCCCCATGCTAATAGTCAATTGTATcatttttgctggataacagcctgcagttgtttgttgtaattttcaacaagtctcaggTGCGTCTCCTGAGGAAGCCCAgtccattcttctttgccaaatctctcaagctcctccagatttgatggtcctCCAGCATGGATCTTGGTCTTTAGTTCATCCcgcagattttcaatgggattcaagtcagggcgTTGTACAGGCCAGTCAGTAACATTGGCTTTAGTCTTCTGGAGATAGTTCTTCACCAGTAGTCATGCATGTTAACATGCTGGAAGACAACACGACAACCCAGGCTCAGTtgtgctgctgactgcttggGGTTTTCTTCCAGAGTCTTCACATATCCTTccttcttcatgattccttccacctttatgAGATTCCCATTTTCAGGTACACtaaagcatccccatagcatatTACTCCCACTCCTGTGGTCCAGTGCctctatggccaaagagctcaTGTTTGGTCTTATCcaaccaaaggacatgcttcctgTATGCATAAtatttctccaggttgtccttagcatactTCAGCCTGGCTTGAAGGgatctcttctgcagaagtggattttttcttttcttctcagtccattcctgtgcagggctctagtgattgACTACTTTcagactacaattcctgacttggctaagtcattcactagtgtattggcagttgttctggggtcttcaGACttatctctcactagttttctttcaaTAGTCTTTGAAATCTCGGTCTTCCTACCTTTACCAGGCTTGTTCTGTACTGTGtagctctctttgaatttcttcatgatacttctcactccagttcttgacacttgcgCTGTGATAACTTATCCTTCTGTTTTGTGTGCATCAttaattctttttctcaagtctaaaataatttcttttgCTTTAGTAGTGttctccagtgacagctcaaactcTTACTAAAGTTTTAatactgtgtgtaaatgtgaagataaccttaagttttaacttgattttagtTTATAAAGACAACGAAAGGAAGAGGCATTTGCAAGAGAGGAAATTTGTCTGAGAGAACTTCCGCTTTCTAAGCGATGGGAAATTgggctctttttagtgatccgGGTCATTTGGCTCAGGTCAGCGTGAAGACTGACACAGTTCGCTATGACTTTGCTTCAGTtatgcttgatttttttaaaagtaatgaaaatatcatgtgattattttatatttttcaagtACAATCTTTCATGCAAAAACATCGTCAGTCAGATCAAATCTGCTaactggctgggctgtatgacacactTGATGTTACACTATCAAGCCTGTGTCCCTAATACTTGGTGTGCCTGTGGTATAGCAGTGTGGAGAAAAGATCATCCCTCTAATCAATCAaccaacacacagacacacacaaaatgTACTAACACTTGTATGactaataataacaatgacaatgatgatgatgatagtaataataataaaataatactaTAAAAAAGATTCTTAAACAGGATCCAGATCTTATCGTGCACATATAGGAGTTTGCTTTTTGTACCAGCTTATTCACGAATGACACATCACTAAACCATTCAAGATTTACTTCTTATTATACAGTTTATGGTTGTCACATAGCTGCTCACACATCAGTGTAGTCTTCTTATGAAAACTAATCAGACTTTAAAAAGCTCAATGTTTGACTTTAGCATCCAAAAGAGGCTCTGAGATGTTACAGGTGCTAACTGGGATaatctgttttcatgctttcatatAAACAGCTCTTCCTGATTGAGAGAATGGGTCGACGGACACTCCACATGCTAGGCCTGGCTGGGATGTGTGTCTGTGCCATCATCATGACCATGGCTCTTGCTTTGTTGGTAAGTCCTGTAAAAGTCCCTCTATACTGTGCTTTTACAGATAGTTTTTTGACAGACTTAACAAGGTCCCATTTACATTTCCACCTCATAGGACAGTGTTCCTTGGATGAGCTACATCAGCATGCTATCCATCTTTGGGTTTGTGGCATTCTTCGAGGTTGGTCCAGGTCCCATTCCCTGGTTCTTTGTTGCTGAGCTGTTCTCTCAGGGTCCAAGGCCGGCTGCCATGGCTGTGGCCGGCTTTTCCAATTGGACTGCCAATTTCATCATTGGCATGTGCTTCCAGTATGTTGCTGTAAGTACTTCATTTCAACAGCCAGGGGTTGCATCTGTCCTCAAATGTCTTTTTCATCCCCATTTCAGTGTAGCTCAAGCTGGCCTTATGTTTCCATCTTTCCTCAGGACCTTTGTGGGCCATACGTCTTCCTGATCTTCGCTGcactcctcctcttcttccttaTCTTCACATTCTTCAGAGTGCCAGAGACACGGGGCAAGACCTTTGACCAGATAGCAGCGAACTTCCACAGCTCTGCAAGAGGAATGATGGACATGGACCTGGATATGGACATGGACCTGAACAAGCCCAGCACTGAGCTAGACTACTTGGGTGATGAAAGCATGAACTGAAGAGTTCATAACTAAAGAGGAACTGAACTTAGAACAGCTCGGGATGAAATGACTCCAATTTTTAATTCTTTCACATGTATATTGAGGTCATTTGTTATATCATATAGATATGGTGGTGCCAAAGCAGTGTTAAAGATGAGACAGTTTGGGTGTTTTGGAATTGTCCATTGCTGGTACTGCTGCATTATGAGGTGATGAATTGAGCCTTGAAAACGGCTTAAAAGAGCTGACTGCTATTTGAAGGATTAAGATGCACATAAGAACAAAATGTCTGGACTGCTGGGGCATTGACTGCCTTTATGGTAGGATTTTATTCCATGGTGATGTATTCAGTTGCAATATTGACAAATGGAGGTGGAGAGACTTTGGAATTCCTGCACTTTATCTACAAAGTTTTTAAGAGTTAAACACAAGGATATCAGACAATGagtatttttgccttttgtgcTTAAGCTGGGAGCACTCTggatatgtaaaaaaaaaaaaaaaaaaaaaaaaaaaaaatcataagtaactgattaaatacaaaaataatgacTTATAAGATTAGGATGTCCATACAACTGTAATGGATCCAGGTGGTTACGTGAAGGTTTAACCCaataaatcactttattctTGAACTGGGGACAGGCATTAATAATCAATCTCTAGATACTTCTATTGATATTCACTGAATTTCCCTCTGGATTAATAAACTATCTACTGGAACTACCAATAACTTGTCTGTAGAGAACAAAAAATTTGTATACATCCTCTTGTCTACTTCTTTGAATACTATCAGATTAAAATGACAACATCACAGTTTCACTCTCATTTCAGACACTTAACATTTGGCATACTTAGTTACTTTTGTTGATTTGGGGAATGTAATTTGGctatttttatccaattttggtATCATCAAGTGCCAATCAGTTTAGAAAATATCACCCAATGCCCTGCCCAAATGACTATCATTAATATTCCTCTCATTATGTGGAAATCCACAACAAATACACGCCAAACTGAATTTTCCATCCCGTTGTCTTCCCAGCTTAATTTTGGGCAAAGTGCCATCACACATTTTATGATCTTGACTATTGCACAACCTGCAGAAATGCTATGTTCaaagaaacatgtcagtacttTGTGTGTACATATATTTTTGGTTGTTATTAAGGGTATGTGGGTTTCAAGTTTAAGTTCTTTATGCACTCCCATaggcattttgttttgttgaaagGAGCCTGAAACAGTAAAAAGAAGGGCAATCTAAAGGGTTGACAGATGATCTTGTCAGTTCTTTTTAAACATCAAGCACTGGGTTTGtgtatttctttgtctttgttaaGTGCATTTTGCTATTTACTCTTTATTGGTGTGTATCACTACCTTCTGAGTATTTGTAATGAGGTCAGAGAGGACCTGTAATTTGTGTACAGTGAATATTAATGCTGTGGTCATGTTGTGACTAAAAGGATGCAAGTACTGTAAATTATACTACATAACACATTTGAATGTCtcctttaatttctttaattagcattaaaaattaacatcaaaaagcatgcacagaaaaaaatgaaggaatgaATCCTGAGATTTGCAAACAACTTTTATTAATTAGCTTTTTGACATTGCACACGATCCCCTCCAAAGAAAAAGCACACACAagtacaacaaaaaataaaatttttcatTAATCTATCCTAAACTGAGGAGACAAAGGGAGCTGGAGGCTTTTAAGACCTGAGGTGGTAACAGAACTAAACTGACTCCCATAATGCACCACCAACCTCACACCTGCTTGGTTTTCCCCTCTTCAACCAAACTagaacattaaataaaaaaataggcTGGTTCCTCTTAGAACCACTCAAAGTGTTCCTTATTTAGgtaattatttaaataaagaaaatagattttaaaggGGGTTGGAATAACTGGGTTACCAAGCAGGCCGTcctttctttcccattctttTAAAAAGATGTACTTTCACTTTATAAACATGCACCCACAACCCACCTGTATGCTTCCCCTTTCCTCCTTCCCTGTCTCAACCCTCTCCAAATGTCTAGACGGACAACACAAAACAAGTGGAGAGGGGAAGGAGGGGGAGGCTGAGGGATGACAGCATAACATGGTGGGTTGGAGGATGGGGAGGGGGTGCAGGGAGGAGAGAGCAGTGCATGTGTTCTGAAAAAGGTCCAGTCCTCCAACCCTAGGACCTATgaagacaaagacaacaaataaaGAAACGCAAAGGAGACGCAGGGAGGAGACGGCAAACAGACACGAAAGACACTTGATTATTAAACATCGACTAAAAAACACTGTTCTGCTTTCAGTCTGTGCCATCCCTTTAATGCCATAATTCCACATAACACTTATGTTACTACAGAGCCTCTAACGTCTGTCATCTTAGCCTCTGTGATGGATAGTGCAACTTTACACCCTCGTCTCTCACCCTGCCTGACCCAGACCTGACCACTTTAGTGTGGGGTCCCCACCTCGTGCCAAGGGCCATGTGACTGTCCTGTTGCTGGCGTCACTCTGTCGCTGCTGGGACTGTTGTGTCATCTGCCTGCTGTGGGGAAAGAGACACTTTAGATATTTGTGTGTTGACATAATACATAGGTAATCACAAACTGAAGGGAACAGgtaaaaagtagggatgcaaaGACGATTTCTTTTAATATCCACAATTTAAATCAGATTATACAGAACTATTGCAGCACTCACTGCAATTTTTCTGATAGTTATTAGAAACCATGGGACCCTAAATAAGAAACTTATTTTATTCATCAATTCAATAAGGAAAAGGGGTAGTTTTCATTGTTATTGTCAGACAGTTTAAATAAAGCCTGTGCTTTGATTTTCTGGCTTCAATATCATGTctaaagaaactaaaaattaaGAGATAACGATAATATTGCATCTTGAATGCATTATCAAAGGATGTATCATTGAATCGCTAATAAAAAGCAGCCTTTAAGAATCTTACCTCAGTTGATTTGGGTGTTTTAGGAGAAGATTTGGGGGAGGCCTTCGGTGATTTTGTTGAAGATTTAAGGTCAGCTGGTTTTGAGGTCTGTGGGGGGGTGCCAGGGTCTGATGCAGATTTCTCTGCATCATTCTGCAATGTGTGTGAGAAAAAATATTATGTCGTTAAATTATAAACAAATAGGCACAACTTTTGAGACAGTTTTTGATCATTTCcgtacaaaaaaatcattttttctggGTTTCTTGTGCCCTTTAAAAGTTGGGTTTTAAGAAAGACATTAACTTTCAGCTTTGGTGCAAACCTGGGAAAGTAGTGACAAGATTCCCCTGACATCACGTCCTGTTTTAGGGCTGCAACTTAGTTTGACAAGTGTTAAATGACagtccttaaaaagtctttaaacaGACCAAAAAAACACGTTTTTATTTGCCCCAAACGGTTATTTTGCACCAGAAATGTGCATTTATGCTTCAGATAATGCAGCACATTACCTTTAAACTATAACTACACTCACTTTGGAGGTAGAGGACTCCGAGGTCCTTTGTCTGCGGCGTCTAGACTGGCGGCGTTGTTTCTGGCCCTCTGCCGTTTCTCCGTTGGTGTGTGGGGCCTCAGATGTCTCTGTCTGCTTCACCCCACCCTGCTCCTGGCTCTCTCCTGGTGCAGCCTGCTGGCCATTTGCAGTCTTTTCAGGAGGCGGACGAGGGCGAAACGGCCTATTAAACACACACACGAATCTTTTAATTTCATCTAAGTTTCATTCAGATGAAAAAGGAGGATGGAAAATCTTGTCAGGTCACCTGCGGTACGGGCGCCAGAATCTGCGCTGTGGTGGTCGCTGAGATTGTTCATCCTCTCCATTTTGCTCTCCAGCCTCACCCTGAGAGAAATCGAGCAGACAAAACCTCAGAAGAGTCTTCCAGACTTCATCTTTATTAcaccatgcaaacattttaagaGCTCCAAACTATTGAGGTTTCCACAAATAAatcccaaattttaaaatatccCTTTGGTAGTTCTGAAGTGTTCCATCACAGAACGCTTAAAACCTGCCTTAAACTCATGTGAAGTCCTCAAAGATATATAAAAGATCCAAGCATGAAGACGTGAAAGCTGTCTACAGCTTCAACCCCAGTCTTTAATGTTTATCTTCAATCAACTCTCCTGCTTGAGCTTACATCTTCAGGTCGTGGTCTGCGAGGCCTCCGGCGGCGCTGCGGAGGCCTCGTGTCCCCGTTCTCCCCTGAACCCTCGCCTTCACCACTTTGGACCTGGCCATCAGTCGGTTTGCTCTGGTCACCTGGCCGAGGGCTGCGAGGGAAGAATCGTCGACGGAAGCGGCGTTTGTTGGGTGCATAGCGGCTGCCTTTGACTGGAATGCCACCCGGACCTGTTAcattggcagcctcagagcccTGAGAGCGACAAAAGAGCCATGAATAAGAGTAAAACCAAAGTATATGATGTAACCAAAGGGATTTCCATTTTCTTACCTTGGCTGCTTCAATCACATCAAACTCTACAACCTCCCCATCTCCCACACTGCGGAGAAACTTCCTaggattgtttttctttatagcagtctaaagaaaataaacaaattgtTAATGATAATTCTGAGAAGTCATAAAACACTCAATTAAAACGTGCACCTTGCCTTACCTGATGGACAAACACATCTTCTTTGGTATCATTTctaagagggaaaaaagactTTAGACACAATTTCTCATCTTTTTTactgaaaaggaaatcaaaCCAGTGGCAGAAGTATTACCTGTTTATGAAGCCATATCCATTTCTCACATTGAACCATTTCACTGTGCCTTGGACCAAGGTGGCTAAAAAAACAGGGGCACATGATTAAGTACTCTAGAAAAATCTTACATAAGATAAAATGCCTCCCCCCCTCAGAGAACACAATATAGGTTACTGTTATCTTGCTTGTATCAATGGCAGCCTTGCTTACAAGAAATGGGAGCTCAGCGCGTCAATCATTAACAGTAAGACTTTGAAACCAGGGCAGCACTGGGTCACGAGGGCTGGGGGCTGCTTCACAATAAGGCAACACTTTAATTAtaacattttatacattttggaCTCGACGATTACTCACAGCCCTCACAGGATGCCGCTGAAAATCATTAAAACGCATTTAATTGGCCCGTTCGCTGCTCAACCAATCAATTAGCACCTGTGGAGTCCCGCGCGCACATCTTGAATGAAGCGTGCGACGAATGCTAAAAGGTACATCAGAAACAATTAACACCCAAAAACAGTTGACCTAGCCTAGTGATACATTTCTACGTAAGAATATACAAAAATTAAAGGAGGCCACTAAATAACTAAATGTCCGGAAATGCACCCAGAAGCCAGTCATATTCTAGTGACCTACTTCTAACTTTATATTTGATGTTCACATTTTCTCATTGAATATAAATTTTAagcagatttttaatttaaatcgCTCAAACTAAAGACAATAGTTTTCAAAGGTTATGCGCAAAATTCACAGACACGTGTTGCTCAGAAAAATACGAAACACACCTTGGGTGTGAGGGAGAAGTCAATCATTGACAGTTACTACTTCGCTCAATTTTCTTAATGACCTAAAATCCCACTTTCGAAAAACTTTCACGCATGaaaaatctgttaaatatgATTGACAGAAATCCATGTGAAACCTTTCAACAATAACGTCCATTTATCTGATTCAGACCCTCCACTGACACGTTTTAAAACGTAAAACAAGACCATTATAATGACTCCCACACACAGTTTTACCACTCCAGCACCCACCTATGACTTTTCTCTCAGGCTGCGGCTTGTCTTCCACAGGAGCCGGTGGAGGAGCGCTCTGCGCCTCGGCGTCGGTCATGCTCGCTGTCGGATTACTACACTTTCACTCCAGAGTCCCCTCCCTCTTGATCTTCCAaaaacttttcttcttctctttcttcttctttgaggGTTTGCAGTGGCAGCACTCCTGGCGTCTCATTACTGCCCCCTCTTGACTAGCTTATAAAATCCATCCATTAAATGTAGTGTACTCACACTAAACACAGGCCAGGCTCATACCAAAAAATTAGAATCCCaggaaaagttcatttttttctcctgtgatttaattcaagaag
This genomic stretch from Cheilinus undulatus linkage group 22, ASM1832078v1, whole genome shotgun sequence harbors:
- the LOC121504159 gene encoding Y-box-binding protein 2-A-like; protein product: MTDAEAQSAPPPAPVEDKPQPERKVIATLVQGTVKWFNVRNGYGFINRNDTKEDVFVHQTAIKKNNPRKFLRSVGDGEVVEFDVIEAAKGSEAANVTGPGGIPVKGSRYAPNKRRFRRRFFPRSPRPGDQSKPTDGQVQSGEGEGSGENGDTRPPQRRRRPRRPRPEDGEAGEQNGEDEQSQRPPQRRFWRPYRRPFRPRPPPEKTANGQQAAPGESQEQGGVKQTETSEAPHTNGETAEGQKQRRQSRRRRQRTSESSTSKNDAEKSASDPGTPPQTSKPADLKSSTKSPKASPKSSPKTPKSTEQADDTTVPAATE
- the LOC121504589 gene encoding solute carrier family 2, facilitated glucose transporter member 4-like, whose amino-acid sequence is MPAGFQQLGGETVTGTFVLSVFTAVMGSLQFGYNIGVINAPQKMIEKDYNATWIHRYGEHIPTGTLTSLWSLSVAIFSIGGMLSSFCVGFVSEWLGRRKAMLINNLFAFIGGSLMGMSKLCQSFEMMILGRFVIGAYCGLASGLTPMYVGEISPTSLRGALGTLHQLAIVTGILVAQILGLEVLLGSEELWPVLMGLTVVPTVLQMALLPFCPESPRFLYIVRCQEHLAKRGLKRLTGKQEVGDLLAEMKEEKRKMDMERKVSILELFRSPLYRQPIIISILLQLSQQLSGINAIFYYSTSIFMKAGVQSPVYATIGAGVVNCAFTVVSLFLIERMGRRTLHMLGLAGMCVCAIIMTMALALLDSVPWMSYISMLSIFGFVAFFEVGPGPIPWFFVAELFSQGPRPAAMAVAGFSNWTANFIIGMCFQYVADLCGPYVFLIFAALLLFFLIFTFFRVPETRGKTFDQIAANFHSSARGMMDMDLDMDMDLNKPSTELDYLGDESMN